The Paenibacillus yonginensis genome segment CTGATCCGGCATCAGAATTCCCTCCCTCTATAGTCTGACTCTCTCTATAACACATGAATATTCACTGCTGGCAAGGATAATAAATAGACAATAAGATAAGAGCCGTCTAGGCCAATCTGGATGCCAACTCAGAAATCAGGAGCGAAGGAACAGACCTGCCGCTCCCACGATTCCCGCATCGTTGCCCAAAGTAGCCGGCACGATTTCCACCCCGCGCTGCAGCGGTTCCGGGGCAAATTTGGCAAATACGCTGCGGATTTCATCAAACAGAATGTCTCCAGCCTTGGAGACGCCCCCGCCGATAATGAAACGCTGCGGGTTCAGCACAGCAGCGACTGCCGCCATGGATTTGCCCAGATAGAAAGCGGCGCGGTTCACGATGCGCTCAGCAACTTCATCGCCGTTCTTGGCAGCGTCGAACACGTCTTTCGCCATAATGTTCTCCACTTGGGCTAAAGACGTACGATCGCCGCGTTCAACGGCGTCTTTCGCCATGCGAATAATGCCTGTAGCCGAGGAGACGGTTTCGAGGCAGCCCATTTTTCCGCATCCGCATTGAATCGCTTCCAGATCAGGCACTACGGACATATGACCAAGCTCTCCGGCCAGACCGGAGAAACCTTGGTAGATTTTGCCGCGAATAATAATTCCGCCGCCTACGCCTGTTCCCAGGGTATAGCAGACGCAATCGTCCACGCCTTTGCCGGCGCCGCCCCAAGCTTCGCCGAGGGCCGCCACATTGGCGTCGTTATCTATTTTGATTGGCTTGCCGAGCCGCTCTTCAAGAATCGCGCGGACCGGAACGTCCCGAAAACCTACATTGGGAGCCAGGATCACAACGCCTTCTTTAAGATCCGTAAATCCTGCGACGCCGGCCCCAACACCTGCAAGCTGGTCCCAGCTGTATGGGGAATCCTCTACAATCTGGCGGACGTACTTCTCGATATTGGCAAGCACAGCATCGGTTCCCTTGGCCACTTCTGTTGGTCCTTCATAGGTCTGCAGAAGTTTGCCTTCCGCATTACAGATTCCGACCTTAACAGCCGTGCCGCCCAGATCGACACCAATGTAGATTTGTTCAGACATAGATTAAGCCACCTTTTTTCTAAAATAAAATAGTTGCTCCTAACTACCCACTATAAGCGAACCTCTCCTTGTGGTCAAGAGAATCAAAATGGTAGAAACCTTGTCCAATCAGGCTTTCACCCCCCTGCTCAAAGCGAGTGAAGCACCTGGCCAAACCGGTAAATTTCATTTTACTGTAACAATTTTAAAGCGCCTCGCGTATAATGATTAAAATACATAATTTGGAGGATTTTCCACTGATGTTTCCCAATTCCCCTTCTGGCTTTGATTTCATGTTCTCTGTCTTTCCTTATCTCTTTGTTATTGTGTTTCTACTGATCATTGGCAGCCTGTTGTTCCGAGGTGCCCGTTACGCTAGAAATGTCTCCTCTCCCAGACAGTCCTCCTTCGTCAAAGTCGTCGCCAAACGCACGCGGGTGGACCATCACGGCGGCACCAGCTCCTTCACCGGCGATCACCTCACCAGCACACCGTCCCGTTCTCATACCTACTACTATATTACGCTGGAATTCGAGAACGGAGAACGAAAGGAGTTTCTGGACGTCAAAGGGCTTTACGGACTGGTAGCTGAAGGCGATACCGGCTATGCGGCTGTGCAAGGCGACTGGATCGTGGCGTTCGAGCGGACTGCCCCTTCTTACTACTCATGATATAATGCCAAGGAAGGGATCTTGTTCGGAAAGGACGGGCTTAACGTTGAACACGGCAATCAAACTGCTGTATATCGAAGACGACCCGGAGATCGGCAGCTGGGTCAGTAAGGATCTGGAGAGCCGGGGATACGAAATCATATGGCTGAAAAATGGCGAGAAGGCCCTGGAGCAAGCGGCCTCCTGCCAGCTGGTTATTCTGGACGTCATGCTGCCGGGCCTTGACGGCTTTACGGTGGGACAACGACTGAAGAGAGAGCACCCCGGCACTCCGATTCTGATGCTGTCCGCGCGCTCCTCCATTGATGACAAGCTTCAGGGACTGCAGTTCGCGGATGATTATCTGACCAAGCCGTTTCATCCTGAGGAGCTGGTGGCCAGGGTGGACGTGCTGCTGCGGCGTTTCGG includes the following:
- a CDS encoding ROK family glucokinase, which produces MSEQIYIGVDLGGTAVKVGICNAEGKLLQTYEGPTEVAKGTDAVLANIEKYVRQIVEDSPYSWDQLAGVGAGVAGFTDLKEGVVILAPNVGFRDVPVRAILEERLGKPIKIDNDANVAALGEAWGGAGKGVDDCVCYTLGTGVGGGIIIRGKIYQGFSGLAGELGHMSVVPDLEAIQCGCGKMGCLETVSSATGIIRMAKDAVERGDRTSLAQVENIMAKDVFDAAKNGDEVAERIVNRAAFYLGKSMAAVAAVLNPQRFIIGGGVSKAGDILFDEIRSVFAKFAPEPLQRGVEIVPATLGNDAGIVGAAGLFLRS
- a CDS encoding DUF2500 domain-containing protein codes for the protein MFPNSPSGFDFMFSVFPYLFVIVFLLIIGSLLFRGARYARNVSSPRQSSFVKVVAKRTRVDHHGGTSSFTGDHLTSTPSRSHTYYYITLEFENGERKEFLDVKGLYGLVAEGDTGYAAVQGDWIVAFERTAPSYYS
- a CDS encoding response regulator transcription factor encodes the protein MNTAIKLLYIEDDPEIGSWVSKDLESRGYEIIWLKNGEKALEQAASCQLVILDVMLPGLDGFTVGQRLKREHPGTPILMLSARSSIDDKLQGLQFADDYLTKPFHPEELVARVDVLLRRFGAHDSQPISLKHLLVYPQENRVTLKDSGEEILLTGKQFQIFYYLIRHLGQIMTKEQIYEAVWDEPYLEGDKTLMVHIRYLREKIEKDPAVPEVIETIRGVGYRIKA